A genomic stretch from Kribbella jejuensis includes:
- the galE gene encoding UDP-glucose 4-epimerase GalE, which translates to MTWLVTGGAGYIGAHVVRAFRNDGIDVVVIDDLSSGKAEFVPDGVPFVRANLLDGAAVREALDAAGGVEGVVHLAGFKYAGVSVERPLHTYTQNVTGMVSLLEAMAEKSVSNIVFSSSAGVYGTPRDEVVTEDTAPDPQSPYGESKLIGEWLLRDQAAATDLHHTSLRYFNVVGSGDPTVYDASPYNLFPIVCDLLSQGKTPQIYGTDHPTPDGTSVKDYVHVADLARAHVAAARALESGKTLERVYNLGSGTGTSVRQIMDAARRVTGIDFTPSEGPRRPGDPSRVVANGDLAARDLGWQNTYTVDEMFATAWEAWPKG; encoded by the coding sequence ATGACGTGGCTCGTGACTGGTGGTGCTGGGTACATCGGAGCGCATGTGGTGCGGGCGTTCCGCAACGACGGGATCGACGTGGTCGTGATCGACGACCTGTCGAGCGGGAAGGCGGAGTTCGTCCCGGACGGCGTGCCGTTCGTCCGGGCGAACCTGCTGGACGGTGCAGCGGTCCGGGAGGCCCTCGACGCTGCCGGCGGCGTCGAAGGCGTCGTACATCTGGCCGGCTTCAAGTACGCCGGGGTGTCGGTCGAGCGGCCGTTGCATACGTACACCCAGAACGTGACCGGGATGGTCTCGCTGCTCGAGGCGATGGCGGAGAAGTCCGTGTCGAACATCGTGTTCTCGTCGAGCGCCGGGGTGTACGGGACCCCGCGCGACGAGGTGGTGACCGAGGACACCGCGCCGGATCCGCAGTCGCCGTACGGCGAGTCGAAGCTGATCGGCGAGTGGCTGCTCCGCGACCAGGCCGCCGCGACGGACCTGCACCACACCTCGCTGCGCTACTTCAACGTGGTCGGCTCCGGCGACCCGACGGTGTACGACGCGAGCCCGTACAACCTGTTCCCGATCGTCTGCGACCTGCTCAGCCAGGGCAAGACCCCGCAGATCTACGGCACCGACCACCCCACCCCGGACGGCACGTCGGTGAAGGACTACGTGCACGTCGCCGACCTCGCCCGTGCGCACGTCGCGGCGGCCCGCGCGCTCGAGTCCGGCAAGACCCTCGAGCGCGTCTACAACCTGGGCAGCGGCACCGGTACGTCGGTCCGCCAGATCATGGACGCCGCCCGCCGGGTCACCGGCATCGACTTCACCCCGTCGGAGGGCCCACGCCGGCCTGGCGACCCGTCCCGCGTGGTCGCGAACGGCGACCTGGCCGCTCGCGACCTCGGCTGGCAGAACACCTACACCGTGGACGAGATGTTCGCGACCGCCTGGGAGGCGTGGCCGAAGGGCTGA
- a CDS encoding glycosyltransferase family 2 protein, translated as MPLSHWPPVSVVMPVLNEERHLEEAVGRVLDQDYPGELEVVLAIGPSKDRTEEIAGKLAEKDHRITIVPNPTGKTPAALNVGIAHAKHDILVRVDGHGALTDGYITRAVEVLDESGADNVGGVMAAEGRTPTEMAVACAYRSRLGLGASTFHQGGKAGPADTVYLGVFRRAALERVGGFDETMHRAQDWELNYRIRKTGGLIWFSPDLSVTYRPRSSLSAVAKQFFHTGQWRREVIRRHPETASKRYLAPPVAVIGLAVGTILGIIGLATGISWLDLGFLAPLGYALLLIFGSAMEGRYLPWKALFWMPLVCATMHISWGLGFLIGLRERPKAV; from the coding sequence ATGCCGCTGTCCCACTGGCCACCCGTGTCCGTCGTGATGCCTGTGCTGAACGAGGAACGCCACCTCGAGGAGGCGGTCGGCCGCGTCCTCGACCAGGACTATCCAGGAGAGCTGGAAGTCGTGTTGGCGATCGGCCCGAGCAAGGACCGGACCGAGGAGATCGCAGGCAAGCTGGCCGAGAAGGACCACCGGATCACGATCGTGCCGAACCCGACCGGCAAGACCCCGGCCGCGCTGAACGTCGGCATCGCGCACGCCAAGCACGACATCCTGGTCCGGGTCGACGGGCACGGCGCGCTCACCGACGGCTACATCACCCGCGCTGTCGAGGTGCTGGACGAGAGCGGCGCGGACAACGTCGGCGGCGTGATGGCCGCCGAGGGCCGGACCCCGACCGAGATGGCGGTCGCCTGCGCGTACCGCTCCCGGCTCGGGCTGGGCGCGTCGACGTTCCACCAGGGCGGCAAGGCCGGCCCGGCCGACACCGTGTACCTCGGCGTGTTCCGGCGGGCCGCGCTGGAGCGGGTCGGCGGCTTCGACGAGACCATGCACCGCGCCCAGGACTGGGAGCTGAACTACCGGATCCGCAAGACCGGTGGCCTGATCTGGTTCAGCCCTGACCTGTCGGTGACGTACCGGCCGCGGTCCTCGCTGTCCGCGGTGGCCAAGCAGTTCTTCCACACCGGCCAGTGGCGCCGCGAGGTGATCCGCCGGCACCCGGAGACCGCCAGCAAGCGGTACCTGGCCCCGCCGGTCGCGGTGATCGGCCTGGCGGTCGGGACGATCCTCGGCATCATCGGCCTGGCCACCGGCATCAGCTGGCTCGACCTCGGCTTCCTGGCCCCGCTCGGGTACGCGCTGCTGCTGATCTTCGGCTCCGCGATGGAGGGCCGCTACCTGCCCTGGAAGGCGCTGTTCTGGATGCCGCTGGTCTGCGCCACCATGCACATCTCCTGGGGCCTCGGCTTCCTGATCGGCCTCCGCGAACGCCCGAAGGCGGTCTAA
- a CDS encoding LCP family protein produces the protein MPQEKPDLRNLREPVRFKRALTLLLMTLILPGSAQIVAGSRKAGRWAWRVVAGLIAVVVFLIVLGLIWRSGTINFLARPNTLRLVQILLILLAVGWAALFVDAYRISQPLMLERNHRLITSILDGALIFVVVGALIYASVIVNTQRDFVASVFGSGTKSKADKGRYNVLLMGGDSGADRVGTRPDSMTVASVDANTGRTVLIGLPRNLAKVPFPAGTAMAKQFPDGFKWKDCGAQCLLNAVYTYAVGHKSLFPGDPNPGETATTQAIEAVTGLKINYYVLIDLAGFRDLLNAVGGITLDIGKRVPIGGESTPIKGYIEPGKNVHLDGYHALWFARSRAESSDYDRMARQKCVMAAMLNQLSPSVVLTKFQAIASASKEVVKTSIPASELGTFTDLALDAKKLPVSSFSAVPPLIHTSDPDFALIRAKVAEAIAKSESLDKDGSGGDGKTSNTPRSTSATHAPSSTTTKKPTHHSTEKPTSSPTTPAAGVDDVASICKA, from the coding sequence ATGCCGCAGGAGAAGCCAGACCTGCGCAATCTCCGCGAACCGGTCCGGTTCAAGCGGGCGCTGACACTGCTGTTGATGACGCTGATCCTGCCGGGATCGGCGCAGATCGTTGCGGGCAGCCGGAAGGCCGGTCGCTGGGCCTGGCGGGTCGTCGCCGGGCTGATCGCGGTCGTCGTGTTCCTGATCGTCCTGGGCCTGATCTGGCGCTCCGGGACGATCAACTTCCTGGCCCGGCCGAACACGCTGCGGCTGGTGCAGATCCTGCTGATCCTGCTCGCGGTCGGCTGGGCCGCGCTGTTCGTGGACGCGTACCGGATCAGCCAGCCGCTGATGCTCGAGCGCAACCACCGGCTGATCACCAGCATTCTCGACGGCGCACTGATCTTCGTCGTGGTGGGTGCGCTGATCTACGCGAGTGTGATCGTGAACACCCAGCGCGACTTCGTCGCCAGCGTGTTCGGCAGCGGCACCAAGTCGAAGGCCGACAAAGGCCGGTACAACGTGCTGCTGATGGGCGGCGACTCCGGCGCCGACCGGGTCGGTACCCGCCCGGACAGCATGACCGTGGCGAGCGTCGACGCGAACACCGGCCGGACCGTGCTGATCGGCCTCCCGCGCAACCTGGCCAAGGTGCCGTTCCCGGCCGGTACGGCGATGGCGAAGCAGTTCCCGGACGGCTTCAAGTGGAAGGACTGCGGCGCCCAGTGCCTGCTGAACGCCGTCTACACCTACGCCGTCGGCCACAAGAGTCTGTTCCCCGGCGACCCGAACCCCGGTGAGACCGCAACCACGCAGGCGATCGAGGCGGTCACCGGGCTGAAGATCAACTACTACGTACTGATCGACCTGGCCGGCTTCCGCGACCTGCTGAACGCGGTCGGCGGGATCACCCTGGACATCGGCAAGCGGGTCCCGATCGGCGGTGAGTCGACCCCGATCAAGGGCTACATCGAGCCGGGCAAGAACGTCCACCTGGACGGCTACCACGCGCTCTGGTTCGCCCGGTCGCGGGCCGAGTCGTCGGACTACGACCGGATGGCGCGGCAGAAGTGCGTGATGGCCGCGATGCTCAATCAGCTGTCGCCGTCGGTCGTGCTGACCAAGTTCCAGGCGATCGCCTCGGCCAGTAAAGAGGTGGTCAAGACCAGCATCCCGGCGAGCGAACTCGGTACCTTCACCGACCTCGCGCTGGACGCGAAGAAGCTGCCGGTGTCAAGCTTCTCCGCGGTCCCGCCGTTGATCCACACCAGTGACCCGGACTTCGCGCTGATCCGGGCCAAGGTCGCGGAGGCGATCGCGAAGTCCGAATCGCTGGACAAGGACGGCTCAGGAGGAGACGGTAAGACCTCGAACACTCCGCGTAGCACCAGCGCAACGCACGCTCCGAGCAGCACCACCACGAAGAAGCCGACTCACCACTCGACCGAGAAGCCGACCAGCTCTCCGACCACCCCCGCCGCCGGCGTCGACGACGTCGCCTCGATCTGTAAGGCCTGA
- a CDS encoding cyclic nucleotide-binding domain-containing protein: protein MSYESLPQFLAKIDLFHGLSAKTLSELIERGTTLKIAAGNHVVEQGANDAGLQVVLEGSAEVEVSGADRAPLAPGDYFGEISLIDGLPRSATVVAGPDGLTTFALSALAFAPVVRENPDVAEALLKALTARIRSLESAG from the coding sequence ATGAGTTACGAGAGCCTGCCGCAGTTCCTGGCGAAGATCGATCTCTTCCACGGGCTGTCCGCGAAGACGTTGTCGGAGCTGATCGAGCGCGGCACAACGCTCAAGATCGCGGCCGGCAACCACGTGGTCGAGCAGGGCGCCAACGATGCCGGGCTGCAGGTGGTCCTGGAGGGCTCGGCCGAGGTGGAGGTCAGCGGCGCCGACCGCGCCCCGCTCGCCCCGGGGGACTACTTCGGTGAGATCTCGCTGATCGACGGCCTGCCGCGTTCGGCGACCGTGGTCGCCGGACCGGACGGCCTGACCACGTTCGCGTTGTCCGCGCTTGCCTTCGCGCCGGTGGTGCGGGAGAACCCGGACGTCGCCGAGGCCCTGCTCAAGGCCCTGACGGCCCGGATCCGTTCCCTCGAGTCCGCAGGCTGA
- a CDS encoding spermidine synthase, with translation MPTTSWPSPFGVRTRLVASSALMLFTELALIRWTGSNVVHLSYFSNFVLLGSFLGIGIGVLRSGRAKRLPYYSPIMLGLLVLVIAWKPVTVNRGGSSSVIYFTSLNTTGPPTWVILPIIFVAAAVVLAGPAELVGRCFAELPRLTAYRFDLVGSLIGIVSFTALSFLGAPPIWWGLIVTIVFAVLIIPRTVTAPGKRIVATAVSAALVLTPLIVMLGVLFHESTRPDLSWSPYYKVKTKQYTWEGVPLLTITVNGVPHQQAIPAESRLQWEPQYGLPYERATAGKQPKNVLIIGAGSGSDVAIALKKGAQHVDAVEIDPRIRDLGKALNPDRPYQDPRVSSHIDDGRAYLSRTDKKYDLILLALPDSLTLVNGASSLRLESYLFTTQAFESAKQHLNPGGAFAMYNYYRETWLIDRLASTAQQAFGHKPCVDKIGDGLQQAVVTVGLTEQDQTCASEWAGPSEITPPPATDNRPFLYLFTDRIPSLYLVTLGLILVAGLVGVGIAGGGASYKRMRPYADLFLLGAGFMLLETKSITGFALLFGTTWVVNAIVFAGVLVAVLAAVEVTRRFKTPPVKVMFAVLFGGLALSWVFPDSWLLEMPVGLRALVAVLIAFLPIFAANVIFAKRFTDTADGTASFGANLLGAMLGGCLEYAALIIGFHGLLIIAALLYAGAFLLTPKIKALGSTGN, from the coding sequence GTGCCCACGACCAGTTGGCCGAGCCCGTTCGGCGTACGGACGCGGCTGGTCGCGTCGAGCGCGCTGATGCTGTTCACCGAGCTCGCGCTGATCCGCTGGACCGGCTCGAACGTCGTGCACCTCAGCTACTTCTCGAACTTCGTGCTGCTCGGCTCGTTCCTCGGCATCGGGATCGGCGTGCTCCGGTCCGGCCGGGCGAAACGGCTGCCGTACTACTCGCCGATCATGCTCGGGCTGCTCGTCCTGGTGATCGCCTGGAAACCGGTAACGGTGAACCGGGGCGGGTCGTCCAGCGTCATCTATTTCACCAGCCTGAACACCACCGGCCCGCCGACCTGGGTGATCCTGCCGATCATCTTCGTCGCCGCCGCGGTCGTGCTGGCCGGACCGGCTGAGCTGGTCGGCCGGTGTTTCGCGGAGCTGCCGCGGCTGACGGCGTACCGCTTCGACCTGGTCGGCAGCCTGATCGGGATCGTCTCGTTCACCGCGCTGTCGTTCCTCGGCGCGCCGCCGATCTGGTGGGGCCTGATCGTGACGATCGTGTTCGCCGTACTGATCATCCCGCGGACCGTGACGGCACCAGGCAAGCGGATCGTCGCCACCGCGGTGAGCGCGGCGCTCGTACTGACGCCGCTGATCGTGATGCTCGGCGTGCTGTTCCACGAGTCGACCCGGCCGGACCTGAGCTGGTCGCCGTACTACAAGGTGAAGACCAAGCAGTACACCTGGGAAGGCGTCCCGCTGCTCACGATCACCGTGAACGGCGTGCCGCACCAGCAGGCGATCCCGGCCGAGTCGCGGCTGCAGTGGGAACCGCAGTACGGCCTGCCGTACGAGCGGGCGACCGCGGGCAAGCAGCCGAAGAACGTGCTGATCATCGGCGCCGGCTCCGGGTCGGACGTCGCGATCGCGCTGAAGAAGGGCGCCCAGCACGTGGACGCGGTCGAGATCGACCCGCGGATCCGCGACCTCGGCAAGGCGCTGAACCCGGACCGCCCGTACCAGGACCCGCGGGTCTCGTCGCACATCGACGACGGCCGCGCGTACCTGTCCCGGACCGACAAGAAGTACGACCTGATCCTGCTCGCGCTGCCGGACTCGCTGACCCTGGTCAACGGTGCGAGCTCGCTGCGGCTGGAGAGCTACCTGTTCACCACGCAGGCGTTCGAGTCCGCGAAGCAGCACCTGAACCCCGGCGGCGCGTTCGCGATGTACAACTACTACCGCGAGACCTGGCTGATCGACCGGCTGGCGTCGACCGCGCAGCAGGCGTTCGGGCACAAGCCGTGTGTGGACAAGATCGGTGACGGCCTGCAGCAAGCGGTGGTCACGGTCGGCCTGACCGAGCAGGACCAGACCTGTGCGTCGGAGTGGGCCGGACCGAGCGAGATCACGCCGCCGCCGGCCACCGACAACCGCCCGTTCCTGTACCTGTTCACTGACCGGATCCCGTCGTTGTACCTCGTCACGCTCGGGCTGATCCTCGTCGCCGGTCTGGTCGGCGTCGGCATCGCCGGCGGCGGAGCGTCGTACAAGCGGATGCGTCCGTACGCGGACCTGTTCCTGCTCGGCGCCGGGTTCATGTTGCTGGAGACGAAGAGCATCACCGGGTTCGCGCTGCTGTTCGGTACGACGTGGGTCGTGAACGCGATCGTTTTCGCCGGCGTGCTGGTGGCGGTGCTCGCGGCGGTCGAAGTGACGAGGCGTTTCAAGACGCCACCGGTGAAGGTGATGTTCGCGGTGCTGTTCGGCGGCCTGGCGCTGTCGTGGGTGTTCCCGGACAGTTGGCTGCTCGAGATGCCGGTCGGCCTGCGGGCGCTGGTCGCCGTACTGATCGCGTTCCTGCCGATCTTCGCGGCGAACGTGATCTTCGCGAAGCGGTTCACCGACACCGCGGACGGTACGGCGTCGTTCGGGGCGAACCTGCTCGGCGCGATGCTCGGCGGCTGTCTGGAGTACGCCGCGCTGATCATCGGGTTCCACGGGCTGCTGATCATCGCCGCGCTGCTCTACGCCGGGGCCTTCCTGCTGACACCGAAGATCAAGGCCTTGGGGTCCACTGGCAACTGA
- a CDS encoding S1 family peptidase — protein MKLFRTVLAVTAVATTTLLGTSAAQAAPGADFTGIAALSNCSASLVRYAESVDTDKALVLTNGHCYEGGFLQPGQVLVNKASTRSITLLKPDSSRAGTVRADKILYGTMTKTDLIVYEVNESYASIRSRLKVTPLTLAKQGPADGAGMAVVSGYWKRIYTCSVQATIPQLREGDWTWQDSIKYRQPGCETIGGTSGSPVVSTSTGEMIGINNTGNEDGERCTVNNPCEVDADGNVTVDQGAAYGEQTWWLYTCLTANRTIDLGRSGCQLPKPVGRR, from the coding sequence ATGAAACTCTTCCGCACAGTCCTGGCCGTGACCGCGGTCGCCACCACCACCCTCCTCGGCACCAGCGCCGCCCAAGCCGCTCCGGGCGCCGACTTCACCGGCATCGCCGCGCTGAGCAACTGCTCCGCGTCCCTCGTCCGGTACGCCGAATCCGTCGACACCGACAAGGCGCTCGTACTCACCAACGGCCACTGCTACGAGGGCGGCTTCCTGCAGCCCGGACAGGTCCTGGTGAACAAGGCCTCGACGCGGTCGATCACGTTGCTGAAGCCGGACTCCAGTCGCGCCGGTACGGTCCGCGCCGACAAGATCCTGTACGGCACGATGACCAAGACCGACCTGATCGTGTACGAGGTGAACGAGAGCTACGCCTCGATCAGGAGCCGCCTGAAGGTCACTCCGCTGACGCTGGCCAAGCAGGGCCCCGCCGACGGCGCCGGCATGGCCGTCGTCTCGGGGTACTGGAAGCGGATCTACACCTGCTCGGTGCAGGCCACGATCCCGCAGCTCCGCGAGGGCGACTGGACCTGGCAGGACTCGATCAAGTACCGGCAGCCCGGGTGCGAGACGATCGGCGGTACGTCGGGATCGCCGGTCGTCAGCACCTCCACCGGGGAGATGATCGGGATCAACAACACCGGCAACGAGGACGGCGAGCGATGCACGGTGAACAATCCGTGCGAGGTCGACGCCGACGGCAACGTGACGGTCGACCAGGGCGCCGCGTACGGCGAGCAGACCTGGTGGCTCTACACCTGCCTGACCGCCAACCGCACGATCGACCTGGGCAGGTCCGGTTGCCAACTGCCGAAGCCGGTCGGCCGTCGCTGA
- a CDS encoding ABC transporter ATP-binding protein, translated as MVDAEAEPTVIADQLDIIYKVIAGQGGKGTAATALRRIIKRQDRPTIREVHAVKNVSFTAYKGDAIGVIGRNGSGKSTMLRAIAGLLPPASGVVYTGGRPSLLGVNAAMMNDLTGERNVVLGCLAMGMSPAETQARYAEIVEFSGIGDFIDLPMSTYSTGMQARLKFAIASAKTHDILLVDEALATGDAEFRVRSERKIKELRDQAGTVFLVSHSLEVVQETCNRALWLDAGVLKLDGPVEEVVEAYIKSTRAG; from the coding sequence GTGGTTGATGCAGAGGCTGAACCGACGGTCATCGCCGACCAGCTGGACATCATCTACAAGGTGATCGCGGGCCAGGGCGGCAAGGGTACGGCGGCGACCGCGCTGCGCCGGATCATCAAGCGCCAGGACCGGCCGACGATCCGCGAGGTGCACGCGGTCAAGAACGTCAGCTTCACCGCCTACAAGGGCGACGCGATCGGCGTCATCGGCCGCAACGGCTCCGGCAAGTCGACGATGCTGCGCGCGATCGCCGGCCTGCTACCGCCCGCGTCCGGCGTCGTCTACACCGGCGGCCGGCCGTCGCTGCTCGGCGTCAACGCGGCGATGATGAACGACCTGACCGGCGAGCGGAACGTCGTCCTGGGCTGCCTCGCGATGGGCATGTCCCCGGCCGAGACGCAGGCCCGGTACGCCGAGATTGTCGAGTTCTCGGGTATCGGTGACTTCATCGACCTGCCGATGTCGACGTACTCGACCGGTATGCAGGCACGGCTGAAGTTCGCGATCGCGTCCGCGAAGACGCACGACATCCTGCTCGTCGACGAGGCGCTGGCGACCGGGGACGCCGAGTTCCGGGTCCGCTCGGAGCGCAAGATCAAGGAGCTCCGCGACCAGGCCGGCACGGTCTTCCTGGTCAGCCACAGCCTGGAAGTGGTGCAGGAGACCTGCAACCGAGCGCTCTGGCTGGATGCCGGCGTACTGAAACTCGACGGCCCCGTCGAGGAGGTCGTCGAGGCCTACATCAAGTCCACCAGAGCTGGTTAG